In the genome of Bradyrhizobium arachidis, one region contains:
- a CDS encoding flagellar hook-length control protein FliK, with amino-acid sequence MTKLSGTSGQVFSGLAESLNMRGTSRSAKGTGTKSQADSSFNDLLHTVSNLAKRALNDEGSDTGVKTATLRTRLAHSAGKDETKDGHERTEAADESKSAEKSSDEKTGLSSEKQNPIDLASKADAQSRSSTPVIVGQELAAAIPQMQLPAGDRKDAPARDERSSSTKREVPAASKAAALDSAATAAAPASPRAQGPGSQAVAAQQATPQQGGDAAKAMPATSGFEAVTANVERAVKASARDTLPETTKVTVVQQETHLPPAQFNAPQQVANAVVTELKETAAPAASAAPDLATSQANAPEPLKILTINLEPPQLGNVTVRLRLVGTEVSVHLAAERKDTSQMLDQQRDQIRDLMQSAGYVADVAPVQHGSLDGFQSGSGQSQPQLPGQQQPSPQSQGTFDGTGTSSGQSDGDARQARQERQSNQETRHDQDVGQQTRRGPVYL; translated from the coding sequence ATGACGAAGCTCAGCGGAACATCAGGACAGGTCTTCTCCGGCCTCGCCGAGAGCCTCAACATGCGTGGGACGTCGCGCTCGGCGAAGGGCACTGGTACGAAATCGCAGGCGGATTCGTCGTTCAACGATCTGCTCCACACCGTCTCGAACCTCGCCAAGCGGGCGCTGAACGATGAGGGCAGCGACACCGGCGTGAAGACCGCCACGCTGCGCACGCGCCTGGCGCACTCGGCCGGGAAGGACGAGACCAAGGACGGGCACGAACGCACCGAGGCGGCCGACGAGTCCAAATCAGCGGAGAAGTCTTCCGACGAGAAGACCGGCTTATCATCGGAGAAGCAAAATCCGATCGATCTTGCCTCGAAAGCGGATGCCCAGAGCCGATCGAGCACTCCGGTGATCGTTGGCCAGGAGCTCGCCGCCGCGATTCCGCAGATGCAATTGCCGGCGGGCGACAGGAAGGACGCGCCCGCGCGAGATGAGCGATCCTCCTCGACGAAGCGTGAGGTTCCGGCAGCTTCCAAGGCGGCTGCGCTCGATTCCGCGGCGACCGCTGCAGCTCCAGCCAGTCCGCGCGCGCAAGGTCCGGGTTCGCAAGCAGTGGCAGCTCAGCAGGCCACGCCGCAGCAAGGCGGCGACGCCGCGAAGGCAATGCCTGCGACGTCAGGCTTCGAAGCCGTCACGGCCAATGTCGAACGCGCGGTCAAGGCCTCGGCGCGGGACACCTTGCCCGAAACGACCAAGGTCACCGTGGTCCAGCAGGAGACCCATCTGCCGCCGGCGCAATTCAATGCGCCGCAACAGGTCGCCAACGCGGTCGTCACAGAGTTGAAGGAAACCGCAGCGCCGGCGGCGTCCGCGGCTCCCGATCTCGCAACGTCGCAGGCCAACGCGCCAGAGCCGCTCAAGATTTTGACCATCAATCTCGAGCCGCCGCAGCTCGGCAACGTCACCGTGCGCCTTCGTCTCGTCGGCACCGAGGTGTCCGTCCATCTCGCGGCCGAACGCAAGGATACCAGCCAGATGCTGGACCAGCAGCGCGACCAGATCCGCGATCTGATGCAGTCGGCAGGTTACGTTGCCGACGTGGCGCCGGTGCAGCATGGCTCGCTGGACGGATTCCAGAGCGGCTCCGGCCAGTCGCAACCGCAACTGCCCGGCCAGCAACAGCCGTCGCCCCAGTCGCAGGGCACGTTCGACGGCACCGGCACGTCGTCGGGGCAATCCGATGGCGATGCGAGGCAGGCCCGCCAGGAGCGCCAGTCCAACCAGGAGACGCGTCATGATCAGGACGTGGGCCAGCAGAC